From Kiritimatiellales bacterium, a single genomic window includes:
- a CDS encoding ATP-dependent 6-phosphofructokinase, producing MAKLIKIDTLGECTFDSPFKAKCQKFFYDDNGIIRKVHAFDYPEGSSVDGIEYFERAGAREKIHFNPAEVIVGVVTCGGLCPGLNDVIRAVTFCAKEGYGVKKVLGFQYGFEGLVAKYFHPPIDLTPDNTDEIHEKGGTILKSSRGPQDTKEIVHTLRHYKVNILIAIGGDGTLRGARDIQDEIRVQGLDIAVIGVPKTIDNDIGVIERSFGFQTAVQVAWGIINCAHAEAKANRHGVGLVKLMGRESGWIATSAAAANSNVNFCLIPEVPFDLDGPNGFFEHLRRRLEKKDHAVVVVAEGAGQDLVPDHVAGVDKSGNKKLADIGVFLRDEMRRWFAKQKCEINVKYIDPSYTIRSTPANAADSEYCLFLGYNAMHAAMAGKIGMVVGLHNHRLVHLPIDMISARKLVDPHGWVWQGVLQTTRQPACMTNEE from the coding sequence ATGGCTAAACTGATAAAAATCGACACGCTGGGTGAATGCACATTTGATTCTCCCTTTAAGGCAAAGTGTCAGAAGTTTTTTTATGATGACAACGGAATCATCCGTAAAGTTCACGCGTTTGACTATCCGGAAGGGAGCAGTGTCGACGGAATTGAATATTTTGAACGCGCCGGTGCGCGCGAAAAAATTCATTTCAATCCGGCAGAAGTCATCGTCGGCGTGGTCACATGCGGCGGACTTTGTCCCGGCCTGAACGATGTGATCCGCGCGGTGACATTCTGTGCTAAAGAGGGCTACGGCGTAAAAAAAGTACTCGGTTTCCAGTACGGCTTCGAGGGACTCGTCGCCAAATATTTCCATCCGCCCATTGATCTGACGCCGGATAATACCGACGAAATCCATGAAAAAGGCGGCACGATTCTAAAATCGTCGCGCGGTCCGCAGGACACCAAAGAGATTGTACATACCTTGCGCCACTATAAAGTTAACATTCTCATCGCCATCGGCGGCGACGGCACGCTGCGCGGTGCACGCGATATTCAGGATGAAATTCGTGTGCAAGGGCTGGATATTGCTGTGATCGGCGTGCCGAAGACAATTGATAATGACATTGGCGTTATTGAGCGCTCATTTGGATTTCAAACAGCCGTTCAGGTTGCCTGGGGCATTATCAACTGTGCGCATGCCGAAGCAAAAGCCAACCGGCATGGTGTTGGACTCGTTAAACTGATGGGGCGCGAATCCGGCTGGATTGCAACGTCCGCCGCGGCAGCCAACAGCAACGTAAATTTTTGTCTGATTCCCGAGGTGCCTTTTGATCTGGACGGGCCGAACGGATTTTTTGAACACCTCCGCCGGCGGCTTGAGAAGAAAGATCATGCCGTGGTGGTTGTCGCTGAAGGCGCCGGGCAGGATCTGGTGCCCGATCACGTCGCCGGCGTTGATAAATCCGGTAATAAAAAACTGGCCGACATCGGTGTATTTCTGCGCGACGAAATGAGGCGCTGGTTTGCGAAACAGAAGTGTGAAATCAATGTAAAATACATCGATCCCAGTTACACCATTCGCAGTACGCCGGCGAATGCCGCCGATTCTGAATACTGTTTATTCCTCGGATATAATGCCATGCACGCGGCAATGGCCGGCAAAATCGGCATGGTCGTTGGATTGCATAATCACCGGCTCGTGCATCTGCCGATCGACATGATCTCTGCGCGCAAACTCGTCGATCCGCACGGATGGGTGTGGCAGGGCGTTTTGCAAACAACGCGCCAGCCGGCTTGTATGACCAATGAGGAATAA